The following proteins are encoded in a genomic region of Montipora foliosa isolate CH-2021 chromosome 8, ASM3666993v2, whole genome shotgun sequence:
- the LOC137967378 gene encoding uncharacterized protein → MLFLMQKYQEHLKKIGKDGDYLDAVIELLHHTSEIVSLFNDRLYINSSDDLRLHKLNNFYNWMCHWANETEGNSKSFISSKLWFDLQAMCLGFQSMVHYKMTRFPSTVIKPAIVNQDCVENHFCQIRSCNGQNDNPTFLQQQSTQNSIRLGQTTISTKSNASCNSTNMNIRPSIEGMQAKRTVK, encoded by the exons ATGTTGTTTCTAATGCAG AAGTACCAGGAACACCTGAAAAAGATCGGAAAGGATGGCGATTATTTGGATGCTGTTATTGAGCTTCTTCATCACACAAGCGAGATTGTGAGCTTATTTAATGATAGGCTTTACATCAATTCATCTGACGACTTAAGACTTCACAAGTTAAACAATTTCTATAACTGGATGTGTCACTGGGCCAATGAAACTGAAGGAAACAGCAAGAGCTTCATCTCTTCTAAATTGTGGTTTGATCTGCAAGCAATGTGCCTTGGATTCCAGTCCATGGTCCATTACAAGATGACTAGATTCCCCAGCACAGTAATTAAACCAGCGATTGTAAATCAAGACTGTGTGGAGAATCATTTCTGCCAGATACGTTCATGCAATGGCCAGAATGATAACCCCACCTTCCTGCAGCAGCAATCAACACAGAACTCCATCAGATTGGGCCAAACAACCATTAGTACCAAGAGCAATGCATCCTGTAACAGCACCAACATGAACATAAGGCCATCAATTGAAGGAATGCAGGCAAAAAGGACTGTAAAGTGA